CACTAATACAAAAAATTCTCTTGTTGCTTTCTGATGCATAAAACATTTGGGAAGCTTACACTttttaaattgtgttatttttgCTATAATACGTGATATGCTATATTTCATCAGTATTATGCGTTTCAAAAGTAGCTCACTATCGATAAATTGGATATATTAGTGAATTGAACCAGATAGTACATTGAACTGGATAACCCCATTAGCAAAGACTTGGATGATATTTCACATTCAGGATTTAAGTTCTATGCACTGACAATGTAAAGATTTTTTAAACCATCAAGTAAGATTAACCTACCATAATAGGTAACTCTTTCTTTCAAGCATGTATAATAACCTAATAAACAAAGTGTGAACTTGTTATAACCAATTATATTACAGTCTTTACATAGTCAGTGCATATAACTGAAATCCATTCACATTTTACCTGCTCAGAAGAAAGCTCACGCTCACCGTGGAACATCACAACCCTACAGCACTCTCCAAACCCGAGATCATGAACTCTAACCATTGAATCAAACACCACCAACCCAACCAATGCAGTTTCAGGCAATTGAGCAATAACATGAAGTAGCTCATTTTTCACCACCCTAAGCTCCTCATCACTAGTACAGGCATCAACCACAAACACAAATGCCGGGCCAAGCCCATAACCCGCCCAATCCAAGCTCGAAAATGAAGGCATTTTCGATAACATCGACACATTTCCAAAATTAGAGCTGGAATTCGGGTTTTGGGTCAAACCCTTTTTACCCAAGTGATATTCAACAGTACTATAAGTCGGAAAAAGCTCAGCTGGCACATTATTTTCGTTAATTCCGAGGTACGATCTCGGAAACGGGTTTTTCCGGTAACAAAACGGGCAATTCCAGATTCGCGACACGTAATCAACACGGGCGTAAGGGTTTAAAACGGCGCCGCATTGAGAGCAAATAACAGGATCGTAATTAAGTATAGGGAGCTCGTTAAATTGCATTAACGGATTGCACATAACTGATAAAGGGATAATTAGGGCAGAAGATTCGGATTTTGAAATTGGCCATGAATTCCATGACCACCGGAGACCTTCAATTGCCTCCAGTTCCACGAAATCCATGGGAAAATGaaattaatttaggaatttattgaaatttgaaggaaaaatTTGGGATGATTAATTTACATCATTTAGGGTTTTTAGAGAGAGATTCCGTCGGACGGCCAACGGAGAAAGGAAAAAGGTGGGCCGCCGAGCGAAGGAATGAATTTAACGGGGAAAAGAAAGACTCTTCTGATAGTGAAAGTGTGTGAACACGTGATGAAGTCATGTGACACATGTTTTTTTGATTTGCACTGGGTGTCCGAGTATCTTCGAGCCCCGACTATTCCCGGAGGTGCACAGGCCCTCGGCAAGGAATTTCCCGCAAGTGCAccacggttaattcaggttttacccagtccgatgaccctcagaaattgtttgcacccagtGGGTTTCGAACTTGACCTTGAAAGGGAGCAAACCCCAAGGCTCAAGTCAATTGCCACCAGGCCAACCCCTGAGGGTTTATGTGACACATGTTTTAGGACTAGATTTTAGgtagttttatttttttctatgttGTTCGAATCCTTTAAAAGTATTATCGAAAGGGGTTTATGCACTCCACTCGCTGTCTACTAAACGAGCGTTAGAGCGAGCGAGCGAAGCCCTCAATTTAGTGGCTTCCCTTACCCTCCTCTTTCATTTCCTCTTAAGCTTCCCCGGTTTGTGGGATTAATTGATTAGATACCCGAGACCCATAATCTTTCCTAGGAACAACTTATATAGTTTTTTATAACgataatatataattttttataataataatattcAAATTAATTTATATATATCTCGACTAATTTCATCATCACCTATCAATACAAGTATATATTAATTACTTTTGAAGGATCCAACATTCTTTAAGAATCCGAGCAACATGAGTATCTTACTTGTGATTTTTTTGTCTTATTTGGACTCTTTAAAATATTAGTACGTTATTCGAATCCTTTAAAAATATTATTGGGTATATGCCGATACTTTTGGAGATGCTACTATGTATATATTGGTCGAATCATTAAAATGTCACTTAATATGTGTCAGTACTATTAAAGAATTCAACAAAAATAttacaaatatttttaaaacattcAAGCAACATAGGTAAACTTCAAGTGAGAAATAATATTCAACTTACAAATTGGTATTTGTTTATGTGTTGGAGACAAATTTGAATTTTAACTTGAATTtgttctctttttgttgtttgaaGATGCATCTCAAGTAAAAATATTGTCACTAACATTATTGAGTTAGGTTAAAGTAAAGAAAGAGAAAGATTCGAACTCTTGGTAAACAAAAGTTACTTGTATATGGTTGACTCAAGATTCATTGAACTACCATGTTCAAATTCTTCACTAGATCGTTTTTTTTAATGTTGTTATATTCCGTTGGAATTTTTGTTGTATCTTAGTTGTAGTGTAGTCGATTATTCGGAAAAACCAGCTAAGCATTATTAGCTTTATCAGCATTTGTTGTTTCACAACGAATCATTTTATGAATTTTCTTTTTATAATAGTTGTTTCGATAAgatctatttttttttcaattcactAATCTTCAACTTTTGCAAACTTCATTTTTCTAAGAAATTACAATTTTCCAAACATGAAAAATACTTTAGAAACtttttttcaactttattttcaaattaatttTTCTCACCTTTTTACTTTAATGGTTGTCCAAAAGTTATGCCGACAAATTTATTTTGGTGCTAATTAACAATTTCCAAATTAAAACATAGAGAAAATTTCCACCTTTCTAGTTTGTTAAGATTGTATTTACTTGTAACGCTCTATCACAATTGGCTTGGTCAGTCTTTATCGTTTTGCGATGAATCGTTTTatattaaaatttttattttattacaaggaCTTGCCATATAATTTTCAACTTTAATTGACAAATCTTCaacttttacatttttttttaaagatacaACTTTCCAAACACAACACTACTTTACAAATGTTTTACCATTGTTGGATTTTCTCACCTCAACTCAATATTCAAAAAGTGTTTAGTATAGACTTGTGGTGCTAACCATTTCCAAGTTGAGCACTAGATATGATTCTCTCTATTTTATGAATTACATTTAAACCACTAAATTTGGATTTAACATATAGATCTCTACTAAACTCATCAAATTAAGGTTCATAGTCCAATCTTTTGTGAATGTTATTAAATTATATAAAATATTGACACAAAATAATAATATCTCAAAAGAATAACCTAAATTTATCACACTCTTGTGAAACACTAATATCATTACGTAAATTTGATCATGTATAATAACTCCATTAGTTAGATTTGATTTATAGCACACGTGTGGGGATGTGAAAGTTGTCTTCATGTGACCTATAAGTTACGAGTTCGAGTCGTGAATCCACCATTGATGCTTGTGTCGGGGGAGATtgcctacatcacaccccttaGGATGTAACCTTTCACCAAACCCTGTGTGAGCGCGAGATATTTCATACACCGGATTGTCCTTTTGTGTGTTGGGATATGAAAATTGTGTAAATAAGAAGCACGTAGGAAAGCCATAAAATAAAAtgtaaacaataaataataataaattcatTTCTTACGCCACATCAACATTTAAAAGAAACATACTAAACTTTATTTAGATTCATAATATCGAAATTTCCATTTAAAGACTCAACCAATTGGATGGCATGGCTGAAGACTTTGTTGCATTCATTTCGGGTACAAATTTAGGATTTATTATACCTATCTTTGATTGTAACTCATCAATTTTCTAAGTCAAATCTTTTTCAAGTTCGTCAATCTCTTGCTTCAGTTTCTCAAATTTTTCCAAATTAGTAGGCTTGAAAATTTTCAATGTAGATTCTCTTTTTTCCTCCTCATTTATtgccttctttttcttctttttcattatATCATTTTCTTCACAACCTCCAGCTTTTTCATGTGCCATCTTACGGCTTGACATGCGGTAAATTGGTTGATTTACTTGGGAAAATCGCTCGACGACCGATTCTACATTCGGATTACCAAAGAAAAACGGTTCAACGGTAATTGAAAAAATTATAATTGCTATATCAATTCCACATAAGGTGGAAAGATCCATCGCTCTTTTACTAAGAGCTTTTTGCTTATTGGAAAGTGCTACCTTCTCAGCACGCTTATCTTTGAGAAATTTCTTCTCGGATTTGCTTTTCATTTGAGATGTCATTCTTGCCATGATTACACAACAAGATATGACAGGATACACGTTTTAATACAGACTCGAGGAGAAACCTTCAAATTTATAGCGCAACCTCAGCTTCCAAGTTTTGCTAGTTACAAAGACCTACCCGGTAATTTAATAAGATTAATTTCTCTCCTCTACTTTATTAATTTAACTAAAATGCCTAACTTTTGGAAGATAGTATATGTGATTATGACATTATTAAGTAATTgatattaaaaacaaaaaatagaaaataattcCACAAATAGATTATTTTTCATGCTGAAAATGGAGAAAGACGTTCAATATATTATTTACTCAAATTTGTAAGGAGCATTAAAGAGTAGTAATAAAGTAAGAGTGTCCAATTTTTATCCCTCTAGTATGAtcgaaatgataaaaaaaaaaggaactttAATCTTATATTATTTTCTACTTTGTTACAAATTTAATGAAACTTACACTTTATTTTTATGTATCTTtaatttattataaaaaaatagtaaaatagcaGTTACCAATGAATAAAATTAGAAAGAAACAATTATTGCATGGAATTGGTGATATTTGcaaccaaaaaaaaaggaaaaagaaaaacttaaAAGAAAGGGGAGGtcaatatattttaaaaaataaagggGAGGTAAGTGTAATTGCATAAAGTTATAAGGGAAACAACAAGTAAGGAAAAGTTTGCAACTAACAAGTACTGTAGATTACCTTAATCTTCTTCCTTTGAATTGATTGCTAAAGATttccttaattttattttaaaaagagtgaaaaaataaaataatagataTTTTTAATTAATGTCATTTAACCACTTACTAATATTCTTTTCCTTGATGCTAATTGCTTTTTCATTTGGATTTGAAATTTTGAATGGGCAAATCCTTCATCTGCAACAAATAATGCAGatttttctttctgatttttgacTATGAATATTGTATACGGGTAAAACAACGCTTCAGTTTCCAAcgaagtaaaaggagcaagaaaCGTGAAGGCAAAGAACCAGAATCGAGGCAAGGAGTCCCTCAATCGGGGGTCCGGGTAAAATACCCGCCCTTGGGAATATCGAGGCTATGGCCCCTAGGTCAAGTTCAAACCCCAAAGGCCTCGGAGAGCATTGCCAGACGATCGAGCATGACCAACAGAAGATTATGATATGCACGACCGGCCAGATATCACAGCGTGAATCTCGGTACATATTGACAGAGAATTGATGATTAGTTAAATAgaatttttttaccttttatataATTTTACTTAGAGTAAaactcctctactatataaaggagagTCTGATTCTTCATTGAGGACATTGTAACAAGCATATCAAGGCAATATACTCTCCATTATTTAAGGTTCTTATATTTGTTCATCAGTGCTTCGATATTGTGAATCCGGGATTGAAGGCAGGCATTCTATTAAGGCTGTAACTGAGTCCGAAATCATTCCTCTGAAGTGGTTTGACAATCAGTTACGTCCTTTATCTGTTTAATCTAACAAAATTTATCATTTGTATTGAATTAATCtgcatatccttaaaatcacatataaatttaattgttatccagttttagggtaaacagtttggcgcccaccgtggggctaaggataatagtggctaTTTGATACAAATTTTCACAACACACTCTACTTTACTCTTGTTCTTTTAGATCTTAATTTCAGGAAAACTTAAAGATGTCAAACTCTCAGTCTGCTCACCTAAACGTTGATGTTGAATCTGGACACCACAACGAGAACAACAATATAATGCCTAGCAACGAGGTTCACCTTGCTGACCCCAACGGGGTCCCGGTCGTAGATCTAATCGATGCCAACTCCCATGTGGCTATCGACGCTAACTTGCCCACCGACCCAAAAAATAGCATTCGCAGGGGAGCCAGGTCGGTAGCCAGGGATACACACGGTGGTGAAGGCGATGGGATCAACTTGCGATTGATCTTCGAAATGCTACAGGCTCAACAGGCAGCGATAACCCAGTTGTAGAACCAAAGCCGTGCTCCTAGTAGAGTTGAGCCCAAACCATTTCGGGAAAACACTCGCAGAAATGAACCAGTCACAAAAAGGCTGAGTAAAGCTGAATCCGGGACCAACCCCGAGataataaagatgctcgaggaattGACAAAATGGGTAGAATAGGGAGAAAAAAATCGAAGCtaacgacaaaaaggtggagacctacaactctagggtcgaccaaatccagGAGCACCACCGATATTGAAAGGACTGGATTCCAAGAAGTTCGTCCAAAAGCCTTTCCCCCCAGGCACAACTCCAAAGTCGATCCCTAAAAAGTTCCGTATGCCCGAAATCCCGAAGTATAATGGAAAGACTGACTCAAATGAACATGTGACCTCATATACATGCGCCATCAAGGGGAACGACTTGGACGATGATGGAATCGAACTCGTTCTATTGAAAAAGTTCAGAGAGACCTTGTCAAAAGGAgacatgatatggtatcacaacttaccccctaattctattgacttgtttgctatgcttgcagatgccttTGTAAAAGCACATGCTGGAtccatcaaggtcgagaccaggaAGTCAGGCCTTTTCAAGGTAAAGCAAAGagataacgagatgctcagggagtTCGTGTCAATGTTTCAAATGGAACAGATGGATCTGCCTCTAGTCACAAACGATTGGGCCATTCAGGCATTCACCCAAAGACTCAATCCCCAAAGTTCGTTGGCTACACAGtagttgaagcaaaatttgaAAGAATACCTGGTAGTAACTTGGGTCGACGTCCATAACAGGTACCAATCAAAAATCAAGGTCGAAGATGATCAGCTTGGGGCCTCTTTTGGGTCTGTTTACCCTGTCAGGACAAGTGACAGATCCAAGAGAGACCTTAATCACGAATCAAGACTGAACTGAGATCGGTATCAACCATACAATGGACATTGAAGGAGAAGTGGGTCCGCACGCAATCTTGCAAGGAGTTAAAGAAAGAGTGATTGAGGTTATAATGatcggggactcatgagcaagaacGGTTTTGACAGCCCTATCGGGTCCAAGGAAGCACTAAggttatcgg
This genomic stretch from Nicotiana sylvestris chromosome 9, ASM39365v2, whole genome shotgun sequence harbors:
- the LOC138878750 gene encoding agamous-like MADS-box protein AGL61, which translates into the protein MARMTSQMKSKSEKKFLKDKRAEKVALSNKQKALSKRAMDLSTLCGIDIAIIIFSITVEPFFFGNPNVESVVERFSQVNQPIYRMSSRKMAHEKAGGCEENDIMKKKKKKAINEEEKRESTLKIFKPTNLEKFEKLKQEIDELEKDLT